The DNA region TGCGGGATCCGACGTCGAACCGTGCGCGTTCGAGCTGAAGTTTCCAGGAGTTCATTTGCCAGCGGAAGGTTTCGCGCCAGGCTTCGAAACGGGTTTTGAAGGGTTCATTGTTGATGAAGCGGGGGACGGTGTGACTCATGGCTAAGACTGGGGTTTGGACGTCGTTGAACTTATTGATGTAGGATTGGAATAGGTCCAATGCTGGATGACTAAGGCCCGTGAGGATGATTCCTTCAATATTACCCCGACGAATCACTGAACTCGTCAACCGCTCCAGATATGCGGTAAGATCGCCATCGGGAAGCCATCGCAAAGCAACCTCGATGCGGTATTTTAGAGGTAGTGTGGTCTCCTGGATCACCGAACTCCAATCACCCTTACTTACCAGTGCCAGGATAGCCCGAGCATATGGGTCAGTAAGTTCCTTTGCGATCTCCGCGCACGTCTCCTCCCAATCCGTGTCTGCCTCATTTCTGCTGGCACCGGCGATAGCCATGGCGAGCAGTTTGTGAGCCTGGGTTGGTTCATGGCTTCGTAATGCTAGATAAGCCAGCTTGGGCTCTTCTTGAAATATGGCCAGCGCGGCCGCTTTTGTGTGTTGGTTTTCAGCTGATAATGTCTTGACCAGTTCTTCCAGCGCACGGTATGATAGTGATGCGCCGCAAAGTCGAAGGCAGAGCCGGCGGTGCTCGGGATGGTTTGTTTCGCAGATTTTCGTCTCGGGTAGATTTAGTCGGTCACGGACCAGAATGTTGATAGCTTCACGGATTGGAAGCTGAGCGGTGGTGCCGATTTGCCGGCTCCGATGACTTTCTCCTGCATACAGTTGGTATGAACTTTCTTTTGTCACTTTGTTAAGCGAAGCGACATACCCAAGTCATTATCCCAGACATTGTTAATGCCCAGATAATTAAGGTCCAATCCATGCAAAATCATCGACTGGCCAGCCGAGTCTAAACGTGCACCTGCACCATGTTAGCACGGCTTCTACCCTAGATTCCCGAGCGAGACTCACGCTCCATCCACTCCCAGAAGTCCTGTAAGTAGAGATCATCCGCCAATATCTGTTTGTTCTTGCCACCATCAAAGAGATACCCTTCTTTGCACCGGCGCCTATGAACAGTCAACAACGTCAAAGCCTCTTCGGCTGTCAATTGCTCCCCTAATGTGCCAAAAGCCAACAAGTCACGCTCTCGAGATTCGCGAGTTGAGAGATGTCCTGAAAATTCATCTTCTGCGCTTGCTCGTCGACTCCTCAGTCCATCTTTATCTTCCTCTAAGTTAGGCAGAACACGCTCGCGGATTTTCTGGACAACTTCTGAGATGGGTAGGTCTGAATGTGATGAAGGGCCTATTGTCTTGAAGTCTGACTCGCCATTGGGTTCTCCGCGCACCAAAACTCCTTGAGATGATAAACGCACTGGCGGAGCTGGTGGTTGTAGCGTAATGATTTGAACCTTACCGTTCCCAGCAAGCGTTATGGCACTCGGTTCGTTCGAAGCGCTCATGTTCAGCGAATCAAACGACACTACCCGTTCAGACTCCTTGCAACCCCGTGAAGGATGATTAAACGGACTGCAGACATCGCGCACGTGTCTGGTGTAGACCTTCTCTGGATAATTCTTTAAAGAACCCTGACCAAGTGTCTCATCTATGGAAGAACGATATTCTTCAGGCAGATAGTCCTTGGCGATGTCGTAAGTTTTGAGATGCCCGGTATTTGAAAGAACACTTAAGCAGCCACGTTTCGTCCGAGAGAAGCGCAAACTCCAGATGCTCGACTTTGGTGCCAGGACGTTCTTGAACTCGAGAGCGTGATCATTCTGACCAGTTTCCAGGGCAGTACCTGGGCCTATGGCCGATGCGGTATAGTGCGAGCCTACACGGCGATCCCAGACACAGACAGTAGCGTCACTGCCTGACGAGCAAGACGCGATGTAATTCTCATCAAGCCAGTTTATGGCCAGATTATGTACACAGCGAGTTGGGAACTGCAAAGACGGATTCCCCGGGCCCTCTGTAAACCAGCAATCAGAAAAGCCAGACAGATATGCATGGAAAAAGACACACACCTCTCAAATCATAAATCCTCACAAACTGTCCCTTGACACCCGCCACAAGCGTATCAGGCTGATCCCGAAAAAACTTAATACTAGTAATCGGCTCCGAACTCGCCAACTTCCTCAACGGCTCCGCAAACCCCTTCGTCCCTCTCATCGCCAGCCGCTGATTAACATCCCAAATATTTAAACAAAAGTCATTCCTCACGCGATCCAAACCCGCTGCCAGCAATCCATGCGAGCTGAACGCAACAGCATTACAGTATCGCTGACTGCGAATCGGGAACGAAAACGTCTCCTGAGACTCAGAACTAGACTCGCCGCCCATGCCCATGCGCAGGATGGTCGCGTCGCCCGATGACTGCCCGACGGCGACTAGCGACTCGTCCATGGGGGACCAGTCGAAAGCGCGGAAGGAGGGGACTTTAGTATGGGTTGATAGCACTTCATGCTCGATGTTTTTGCCGTCGAAGGCCGTGACTTTGCATAGGCGGAAGGTTTTGCCTGTCACGTCTGCTAAAAGGAAGCGTTGTTCCGTGGTGGTCGACGACGGCGACCAGCGGATTGCTGCCTCCATGGTGATGTTTTGCAGCAGATGTATAGATTAATCAACAGAATAGCGGTTTAGAGTAGTTGCCGTACCCCTCCTGATTACCAGCCTGGAGCGCAGCTTGCAAAGCTCGGGTGGATCAAACTTAAGGGTGTTGCATGATGCCAATTGCGCATTGGAAATGACCACAACAACCCATGCCCCGCAAGCCTCCTTAGATATCCTGTATAACCGCAGAACGAAACGAGAcaaagatgagatgaagatGATTATCTGGGATCTGATAGATGTAGAGCTCCAATAACCGCCAAGCGCTCTGGAATCCACCCGCGCGTCATCCGAAACCCGCCTCTGTGATTGGTCGCTGGATAAAGATCCGGGGGGGCTTCGGACCGACTGATGATCCGTTAGATTTTTGTATCTTTTTGTCCGGCCAGTCAAAGACAGAAAACAGAGCATTCATATAACGAAAAACAACCGCCACAATGCCCAAAGACAGATACCACTCCAGAGATCTATCCCCGGCCCATCGCGAGCGCGGCGTTAACAAGCGCAAGCACCGCGAAGCCTCCGAAGATGCTCCGGTCAAGAAGAAAATCCAACTCGCGACACAGAAGCGCGAAAAGAACGAATACCCCTCCGTCAACGAATTGAAAAGACGGATTCGTGCCGTGAAGCGATTGCTGGAGAAGGTTGATTTATCCGCCGATGCGCGAATCGTGCAGGAACGAGCATTGTCTGGGTATGA from Aspergillus chevalieri M1 DNA, chromosome 2, nearly complete sequence includes:
- a CDS encoding uncharacterized protein (COG:S;~EggNog:ENOG410PGNQ;~InterPro:IPR036322,IPR015943,IPR031488,IPR001680, IPR037593;~PFAM:PF17034;~go_function: GO:0005515 - protein binding [Evidence IEA]), with the translated sequence MEAAIRWSPSSTTTEQRFLLADVTGKTFRLCKVTAFDGKNIEHEVLSTHTKVPSFRAFDWSPMDESLVAVGQSSGDATILRMGMGGESSSESQETFSFPIRSQRYCNAVAFSSHGLLAAGLDRVRNDFCLNIWDVNQRLAMRGTKGFAEPLRKLASSEPITSIKFFRDQPDTLVAGVKGQFVRIYDLREGPGNPSLQFPTRCVHNLAINWLDENYIASCSSGSDATVCVWDRRVGSHYTASAIGPGTALETGQNDHALEFKNVLAPKSSIWSLRFSRTKRGCLSVLSNTGHLKTYDIAKDYLPEEYRSSIDETLGQGSLKNYPEKVYTRHVRDVCSPFNHPSRGCKESERVVSFDSLNMSASNEPSAITLAGNGKVQIITLQPPAPPVRLSSQGVLVRGEPNGESDFKTIGPSSHSDLPISEVVQKIRERVLPNLEEDKDGLRSRRASAEDEFSGHLSTRESRERDLLAFGTLGEQLTAEEALTLLTVHRRRCKEGYLFDGGKNKQILADDLYLQDFWEWMERARLDSAGQSMILHGLDLNYLGINNVWDNDLGESHRSRQIGTTAQLPIREAINILVRDRLNLPETKICETNHPEHRRLCLRLCGASLSYRALEELVKTLSAENQHTKAAALAIFQEEPKLAYLALRSHEPTQAHKLLAMAIAGASRNEADTDWEETCAEIAKELTDPYARAILALVSKGDWSSVIQETTLPLKYRIEVALRWLPDGDLTAYLERLTSSVIRRGNIEGIILTGLSHPALDLFQSYINKFNDVQTPVLAMSHTVPRFINNEPFKTRFEAWRETFRWQMNSWKLQLERARFDVGSRKFAVTWDGRRLVDPPRQQVSLTCNYCTKPLTQHDPSSQTSPSAGNEVVHPTIGNPLGTAAMTGMICPRCGRHMPRCGVCSFWLGAPDPMSKASIAADAAAAQERKPTEDELVRRFIVFCINCNHGFHAHHAREWFMKHKVCPVAECNCICDR